A single Camarhynchus parvulus chromosome 5, STF_HiC, whole genome shotgun sequence DNA region contains:
- the TNNI2 gene encoding troponin I, fast skeletal muscle → MSDEEKKRRAATARRQHLKSAMLQLAVTEIEKEAAAKEVEKQNYLAEHCPPLSLPGSMQELQELCKKLHAKIESVDEERYDTEVKLQKTTKELEDLSQKLFDLRGKFKRPPLRRVRMSADAMLRALLGSKHKVCMDLRANLKQVKKEDTEKEKDLRDVGDWRKNIEEKSGMEGRKKMFEAGES, encoded by the exons ATGTCTGA TGAAGAG AAAAAGAGGAGGGCAGCCACTGCCCGTCGGCAGCACCTGAAG agTGCTATGCTGCAGCTTGCTGTCActgaaatagaaaaggaagcagCTGCTAAAGAAGTGGAGAAGCAAAACTACCTGGCAGAACATTGCCCTCCTCTGTCACTCCCAGGATCCATGCAGGAACTTCAG gagctgtgcaaaAAGCTTCATGCCAAGATAGAGTCAGTGGATGAGGAGAGGTATGACACAGAGGTGAAGCTACAGAAGACTACAAAGGAG CTGGAAGACTTGAGCCAGAAACTCTTTGACCTGCGTGGCAAGTTCAAGCGGCCGCCGCTGCGCAGGGTGCGCATGTCGGCTGATGCCATGCTGCGCGCCCTGCTGGGCTCCAAGCACAAGGTCTGCATGGACCTCCGAGCCAACCTGAAGCAAGTGAAGAAGGAGGACACTGAGAAG GAGAAGGATCTGCGTGATGTCGGTGACTGGAGGAAGAACATTGAGGAGAAGTCCGGCATGGAGGGCAGAAAGAAGATGTTTGAGGCTGGCGAGTCCTAA